The DNA window GGTTTCGCGCGGCCCCGGTTGGCCCGCATCGTTCAGAGGCATGCGGATCAGCCTTTGCCCAAAGGTTTCGACCACATAGAGCCATGCGCCACATGGGCTGACGCGTGCCTCATTGGTGTAATGCAGCCCGTCGGCGACGATGACCGCGCCGCGTGTATCGACACGCACCACAAAGCCGTCCCGCACATCGCGCCGCCACGCCTGCTGGCGCGGCAGGCGGGGTGTGCTGACGGTGATCCACGTCCGGCCCTGAGCGTCCTGCGTCACAAAATTGGCAGCAGGCATCGGGTGGCCGTTGAGGGTCGTGAGAAAGGGCGTGACATGCCCCGCCGCATCCATCGCCCAGACACCGCCAGCCTCCCCCAGATTGGCGATCAGGAACCCGCCGTCATCCATCAGCGCGATGCCATTGGGTTTTAGATCGGGAGGGCCATCCACGGCCAGCAGCGTGCTTTGCCGCCCATCGGGGTGCAGGGTGGTGATCCCCCCGCGCCAGTCAGGCACATGCACCGTGCCGCAGGGTTGATGGAGCACGCATTCGGGCCGGTGAAGAT is part of the Novosphingobium sp. genome and encodes:
- a CDS encoding SMP-30/gluconolactonase/LRE family protein, with product MSIAASSLEPLGHNLHRPECVLHQPCGTVHVPDWRGGITTLHPDGRQSTLLAVDGPPDLKPNGIALMDDGGFLIANLGEAGGVWAMDAAGHVTPFLTTLNGHPMPAANFVTQDAQGRTWITVSTPRLPRQQAWRRDVRDGFVVRVDTRGAVIVADGLHYTNEARVSPCGAWLYVVETFGQRLIRMPLNDAGQPGPRETVAQFGDAIFPDGFAFDAEGGIWVTSLICNGLIRIHPDGGQQIMLMEDLPDHSAPLAAAFAQGALPANALGPIPGARLQHVTSIAFGGSDNRTAVIGTLHNDAIFRFAL